The DNA sequence ACTGGATTTAAAAGAAGAGAGAATCGCTTATTTAATACCTTCTGAATTTAATCACGTGGCTATACAATGGGGAATTTGGAGAGCAGGAGGTATATCTGTTCCTTTATGTATTTCTCACCCTTTGCTAGAGTTGGAATATGTAATTCAAGATGCACAAGTTTCTATCATTATTGCTCATCCTAATTTTGAAGATATAGCAAAGTGTCTGGCAGAAAATAGTAATTGTCGTTTTATCTCTACAAAAGACATCACTTCTGTTGATACTCTGGTTACTTTACCCCAAATTGATATTAGCAGAAGGGCTTTAATTCTCTATACTAGCGGTACAACAGGAAAACCAAAAGGGGTGGTTATTACCCACAAAAATATACTTTCTCAAGTTCAAAGTCTTGTGGAGGCATGGAAATGGCGAGAATCTGATAGTATCTTACATACTTTACCATTACATCATATTCATGGAATTATTAATGTTTTAACTTGTGCTTTATATAGTGGAGCTAAATGTCACTTATTGCCTAAATTTGACCCCGAAAGCGTCTGGAATAAAATTCTTGAGGGTAAATTAACCGTTTATATGGCAGTACCAACCATTTATGTTAAATTAATTAATCATTGGCAACGATGCGATCGCATCTTACAAGAACAAATGTCCGCAAAATGTAGAAAGATGCGTTTAATGATTTCAGGCTCGGCGGCATTACCAGTTAAAGTATTACAAAAGTGGCAGGAACTAAGTGGTCATTTTTTACTAGAGCGCTATGGAATGACAGAAATAGGCATGGCTTTATCAAATTCTTTAGAGGGAAAACGTTTAGCAGGTTATGTAGGAAAACCTTTACCCGGAGTAACTGTAAGGCTAGTGGATGAGCAAGGAAATGTCGTTAAAGAAAACACGGCAGGAGAAATCCAAATAAAGGGAAACAACGTTTTTCTGGAATATTGGCAAAAACCAGAAGCAACGGAAAAAGCATTTAAAGATGGTTGGTTTTGCACTGGTGATTTAGCCATTATGGAAAATGAAAACTATCGTATTTTAGGCAGGTTG is a window from the Cyanobacterium sp. Dongsha4 genome containing:
- a CDS encoding acyl-CoA synthetase, translated to MNIPLVKEAEKYLDRIAIIDQEKEFTYGDLLFTSHQIASLLLTEKLDLKEERIAYLIPSEFNHVAIQWGIWRAGGISVPLCISHPLLELEYVIQDAQVSIIIAHPNFEDIAKCLAENSNCRFISTKDITSVDTLVTLPQIDISRRALILYTSGTTGKPKGVVITHKNILSQVQSLVEAWKWRESDSILHTLPLHHIHGIINVLTCALYSGAKCHLLPKFDPESVWNKILEGKLTVYMAVPTIYVKLINHWQRCDRILQEQMSAKCRKMRLMISGSAALPVKVLQKWQELSGHFLLERYGMTEIGMALSNSLEGKRLAGYVGKPLPGVTVRLVDEQGNVVKENTAGEIQIKGNNVFLEYWQKPEATEKAFKDGWFCTGDLAIMENENYRILGRLSVDIIKTGGYKVSALEIEEVLRTHPQIKDCAVVGVKDEHWGERVCVAIIPIQEDKLTLDNLRQWAKEKLAVYKIPSKMLMVDNFPRNAMGKVMKPKVIDLFLQEEN